GAGCAATATTGAAAAAGGCATCATCTATGTTAACATCCTCTTTTGCTGAAGTCTCATAGTAAGGAATGCTGCTTGATTCTGGCCCCGACTTTATAGACCCACACCACTCTTTTGCTCTTTTCTCTTccacctaattaattaattaaatagttaACAAACATTAATTAGACATGGTAACCTACGACTCATTGACGGAACCAAAAATTTTACTTTGGTGGGGCCAACTAGGCAAAACTAGATATGTTATCTTTGTCTAATCATACATTTAACTGCACAAAATAATTCCAAACCTAAAGTAATATTCATTCATATTTTCTCAAGTTCTACTTAATAGTCAATAtgtactactccgtatatgtgAAGTTATAAATCAAGGATGTGATACTCTTACCTTTTAGTTAGTGACAGATGAAGCTTAAGTTTTTGTTCCGGCTACAAAGTGCGTCGTATATTATAAAAGCGAATAAAAGTAAAAGCAAATAGGAAAACACCGAAGTAGCAGTAAAAACTTTAAATATTGTAAATTTAAGTACTACTTTGAATAACATATTTGTAAATTTTAGATAAGAATTATTAAATTTGAGAGAGTAAAAAGATATTATGAACTTTTACCTTGTATATaccaaaatatgaaattaaGTTGTACTACATATAATGTTATGTACCCAAAAAATAATGTATAAACTTTGTTGATAAAAGACTATCACTTGACGAGCTATTTGTTGATAGAATGACACTAAAACGAATACCGaaattaaaaggattaaaaACTATTCAATTGGGTGCACTAGGACTCGAACGCTAAGCATTGAGCGCTGAGACTTTGTAGTCACAATACAAAATCAACTAGGCTACAAGATAATATTGTCTTTTATATGTAAAAGAGTAAACGTAACTGATAACTCGATCATGGCCCCCACCAACCCCCCTTATATCGGGCTTCTTCACTAagactaattaaattaaattaattaatactggacTACAtgcatataattaattaatgaaattACCTTGCGACTAGCTCCACCATCTCGATCAATCTTATTTCCAATGACCACGAAAGGGAACTTTGTCGGGTCAGGGATATCTGTCTGTTTGATAAATTCATGACGCCAACTTTGAAGGGCTTCAAATGATTTTTGGTCATTCACATCATATACTAAAACACAACAATCTGATCCTCTAAAAAATGCAGGTCCTAAACTGTGAAACCTTTCCTGCCCTGCCGTATCCCATATCTGTCACAATTCAATTCCAATATATAATCTACTCAATTATTTTCATCATATATCTAGGAAATTTTGTACCAAGTATACACAAACAAGATCACAGATCGAGTTCGAGTTCGAGTTCGAGTTCATCACCTGTAGGCTAACCAGTTTGCCCTCAATTTGCAATTCCCTCGTCACAAAATCTGCCCCAATTGTTGCCTTGTATTGCTGATTGAATTTCTTGTGCACGTATCTATattacataattaattaaaacaaaaaaaaaagaaactgaTCGATCAGAAAGTTAAGTATACGTTTGTATACCAATAATATTATTATGTTAAATAAATATCGATTCTATTAGGGCAATGCATGCTTCCTAATTCCTATATATAAGTCCTAACACAAGTTGAACAACTAGAAAACTAATAATTAATTAGATCTTAATCTCACAATTCTATCTCTAACCGTTAACAAATAACTAATTAACATCCCCTCAAGTTGGGACATAAAAGAAAGTAGAAAGTAAATTGCTTACCTAGTAATTAAAGAGGTCTTGCCGACCctgaaaaaacacaaaacataggcattgatgaatgatttgatgataagaaaaataaaaggaagTACTCCGTAGGCAGAGACCTAGAGTATAGAGAAAGAGAAGGGACATAAAACATACGCAACATCACCGAGGACGATAACCTTGATCAATGTTCTCCGCATATCAGGATGC
This Spinacia oleracea cultivar Varoflay chromosome 6, BTI_SOV_V1, whole genome shotgun sequence DNA region includes the following protein-coding sequences:
- the LOC110784923 gene encoding ras-related protein Rab7: MLLHPDMRRTLIKVIVLGDVAVGKTSLITRYVHKKFNQQYKATIGADFVTRELQIEGKLVSLQIWDTAGQERFHSLGPAFFRGSDCCVLVYDVNDQKSFEALQSWRHEFIKQTDIPDPTKFPFVVIGNKIDRDGGASRKVEEKRAKEWCGSIKSGPESSSIPYYETSAKEDVNIDDAFFNIALAALSHDRSQELYFESITESGSLSEIVEPRGGCPC